The sequence below is a genomic window from Sorangiineae bacterium MSr12523.
GATGGCCGCACACGCCATGGCAAAGACGTCGAACCTTCGGAACACGAGGGTCATCGCGTTCGCGCTGTAGGGCGCGGGCACGTTGCGAAAGACCAGCGGGGCGCTGATGGCACCGAGCGCGACCAGACCACCCAGCCAAATCGCCCAGGCCAGCAACGCCACCGTACTGGCGCTCTTCTCCAGCGTGTGGTCCCTCATAGGTACATCCGGATCCCGTGGTCGGGATCGTGCGTACCGATCTCGAGCGCAGCTTGGGTGGAGGCCAGGATCATGGGCGGGCGCTTTTGAATCGAGACCTCCAGCCGGGCGTGGGCGATCTTCGTGTTGAGGCAATAGGTCATGGGCGTATCGGGATTCGGGTAGTGCAGGCCGACGAAGTCGTCGTCCTCGGCCCAGAGCTCGCCCTCGATGCGCGCGAGCTCGCCGTGGCCGCGAAAGCTCCAGCGGCGCATGCCGATGGTGCCGCGGTTTTTCATCATCTGCATGACGCCGTTCAAGTCGTAGCGCACACCGCGATGGCGCAGGCACAAGATGGTGCTCACGGGCGTGAGCACGGGACCGATTTTCACGCGGGCGCTGGTCCCCTCGAACATGACGTCTTCGCCCCCCGTCCACGAGTTGCAGTGGCCCCAGGCGTACGTGTGCGCGTTGCGCTTGCCCCAGTTGTGCCCGAGCAGGGCCGGCCAGCCCTCGACGTTCACCGATTCGCCGCCCACGTCGATGGTGCCGTAAACGCGCGCATCGGGAAGCAGCGAGACGAGCTTGGAGCTGGGAAACGGCCCCTCGTACATGAACGTGCGCGGGAAGTGCAAAAGCGGCGGCCCGTTCGAGGCGAGCGTGAGATCCCAGCCCACGGAGCGATTGCCGCCCTCGAGGCGCCCCCGGGCGATGCGCGCGTCGAGGGTGACGCCGTCGATGCAGATATCGAGCTCGCTGCGCGAAAAGCGGGCGCGCTGCAAAGGCACCTGCTGCTTGACGGCGACGTGGCCGCGATCGCGGTCGAAAAAGATGGCCCACGCCTCGGCGACGGCCCGCGAAGCATCGTGGCGCCCGGCGTAGATCGTGTGGCGAACCCACAGGGCGCGCCGGCCGCTGGGCTCGTTGGCCTTGAGGAAATAGCTTTCGACGTGCGGGCGAGGCAACGCAGGATCGAAGCGCGCGCCGGAGTAGTCCTTCTGCATGGGGGCGGATTTAGGCATCGGTGCGCCGCTCAGTCACTCCGTCACTCGATGGGGGCCGCGCTGCAAGCGCTGGAGGGCATCGGCTCGCAGCTCGGGATCGACCGCGTCGTCGGGCAGCGCGGCGATGGTTTCGCGCAAGTCGACCAGGCGGGCGCGCCCGGCGGCCACCACCGCGGCCGAACGCGTTTCGCGCTTTCCGGCGCCGAGATCGCGCGTGATCTCGGCCTGCGCGCGCGGGTGGCTCATGCGGGCCAGCGCGATCTTCGCGTGGAAGGCGCAGGTGTCGCGCAGCCATTTTCCCGCGCCCCACGCGCGGCGTTCGAGGTGCGGAACGAGCTCGCGCAGCTCGAGTTCTCCCGCGATTTCGACGGCCTCGCGCTCGTCTTCCTTGTCCGCGCGGAGCTGCCCGCGCACCACGCGCTCGATGATCTCGTGCCCCGTGTCGTCGCCCGTCTTGGCGAGGAAGATGGCCGCCACCACACGGACTTGGCGCGCCGGATCGTGCAGCATCTCACGGGCGCGCGGACCGAGCTTCGTCCACGACGCCGCCCGCGCCGAGCGGGTGCCGTTGCACGACGGCGGCGGCAAGTGCTTCGCCGTCGTGTCGATGCGCTCTTCGGCGATGCGCAGCGCGATGTAGCGAACCGCCGCGTCCTCGTCCGACGTCGCCTTCTCCAGGGCCTCGAGCGTGTCGTCTTCTTCCTGCGAAACGCGGCAGAACGCGATGATGCCTTGGTAGCGCACCTCGGGCCGGCCGTCGCCGAGCGCACGTCGCAAGCGGGGCAATGCGCGCACGTCGCCGATTTCGCCCAGGGCGTTCAGAGCCATCTGCCGCACGTGGAGATCGGCATCTTCCACCGCGACGAGCAACGCGCTCAACGCCTCGTTTGCACCGAGATCGCCCAGCGCCACGGCGGCGGCCGAGCGCACCTCCGGCGCCGCATCCGAGGCAAGCGCTTTCTCGAGCAGCGGAATCGCCCGGGTGCGCACGGCCGCATCGCCCTGGGCATGGCGCACCAGATCGGCAATCGAGGATGCACGCGTGGAGGGCCGTGTCGATTCGAGATCGCGCACGGAGGCTTCGAGGTTTCTGGCGAGCGGCGGCGTCAGCATCTCGGTCTTTCTCGTCTTGCTCCCTTTTACGTCCGTTCGGCCCCTGCCGCCAACAGCATGGATGCGCTCGTGACGAAGACCGCGAGCGCCCCCACCGTGAGCACGTGCGGCGCGCGAAGCATGGCGGCAACCCCTTGATCGAGAACGTTGCCCAGGGAAACGCCATCGTGCGGTCCGAAACCGACGAACGCGAGGGCGGCCTCGCTCACGACGATGGCCGAAGCCGTTGACCCCAGCTGGACTTTGACCACACCGAGCAGATTCGGCAGGACGTGGTGCCAAAACACCCGCGGCGGCGTCTGGCCGAGCGCCACCGAAGCATCGACGAACGCCGCCGCCCGAAGCACGCGCGCTTGCGCCAGCGCGAGCCGTGCGAACGGCGCCCATGCGGTCAGCGAGAAGACGAGCCCCAGGTGCCATCGCGTGGGGCTGCGCACCGCCGAGAGCACCACCAGCGCGAGCAGAAATGTGGGGAAAGCCTGCAAGAGATCGCACGTGCGCGCCACACCGCTTTCGAACCTGCCGCGCGCAAACGCCGCCGCCGCACCGAGCGGCGTCCCCAGAACGAAGCCACCGAGTGCCACCAGCACCGCGAGCACGATGCCCCGAAGCTCCGCATGGGCCGTGAGCGACAGCAAATCGATGCCCCCCTCCCCCGATCCAAACGGCCGCGCCACGCTGGGCGCCATCCAGGCCAACGTGGGATCGAGCCGGGTCGGTGAGCCATGGCCAAAAAGCACCACCCCCGCCGAAAGGAGGAAAATCAGGAGCAGCGGAAGCGCCTTCACGACCGCACCCGCGGGTCGATGGCCGCATGCACGGCGCCGGCAATCGCTTGCGTCGCCACGAAAAGCGAGCCCGCGGCCACGACGGAGGCCTCGAGCACCGGCAGATCGCGCGAGGCGTACGACTCGAGGATCAAGGTACCGAGCCCCGGCCGCTCGAAGAGCCGCTCCAGCACCACGGCACCGCCGAGGAGCGCACCGAGCTGCGTCCCAATGGTGGTCACGATGGGCCCCGAGGTCGCGGGCAGCCCGTGCAGGAACCACGCGCGCGCGAAGCTTCCCCCTTTGGCCCGCACCACCGTCAGAAACGGCGCGCCGCTCACGTCCTGAAGGGCCGCACGCCCGATGCGCGCCACGTGCGCGGAGAGCGGCACGGCCAGCAGCGCGCTGGCAAAGACGAGCCCGAGAAAGCCCGCATCGGGATCCCCCGGCAGCGGAAGTACGCGCCAGCGCACGGCGAACACGTAGGTCAGGAGCGGCGCAAACGCGAGCAGCGGGGTCGATGCCACGACGACGAACGCGCGCTCTACGTGACGCCGCCCCGCACCGAGCCAGGGCCCTACGGCGAGCACCGCGGAGGTGATTCCCACGACCGATCCCATGGCCACGGCCAGCCCGGCCAGCTCGCCGGTGGGCCCCAGGGCCTCGAAGACGCGGGCCGCCGCACGCACGCCGGGCCGGCGAAGGGAGTCGCCGAAATCGAGCGTCAGCAGGCCGCGCAAATAATGTGCATACTGCACATAGAGCGGCCGATCGAAGCCCAGACGCGCACGCAGCGCAGAAAGCTCCGCGGCGCTCGCCTGGTCACCGAGGATCAGCGCTGCGGGATCGCCCGGCAAGGTGCGCAGGGCCAAGAAGACCAGCGACGCGAGGACCACGAGCAGCGCCACGGCTTCGGCGCCGCGCCAAGCCATCGCGACGAGGCTGCGCGTAAATGAAAAGGAAGCGCGGGACGCCGACTTACCCGCCGCCATCGGCGGAGGCGTCTCCCGCGTCGGTCCCGGCATCCGTCACACCGGCGTCGCCCGCGTCCACACCTGCATCGGGCTTCGGTGACGAGGCATCGATGTCGGGCGGCTCCACCACCGATCCGGGCTGGCACACCAGCGGATTGTTCGGCAAGGGCCCGGCGTCCAGCGTTCCGCCGACGATGGGAACGCAGACCTTGCGAGACTGATTGCGGTCGAGAATCTGCGCGAAGTACGGAGCCTCGCCCGGAGCGGCGCACCGGTACTCGGCGCGGCAGTCCGAATCGGAATCGCAGTGCTTCACGCAGAAGCTCTTTGCAGAGCGCTGGCTTCGGTCACTGTAGGGGCAACCGTCCACGGCCGCGTGGAACTGCACGCAGGCGGCCTCGTCAGGACACCTGTCCGGTTGGCAGTTGAACACGGTGCAGTACCCACCAGGCTGCGAATTGTCGCAGAGCCGGTCGCCCGAGGACGAGCAGTTGGTGGAGACCGTGCAGCTGTCACCGATGGAGGGGGTGCACCCGGCCGTTGCAATGAGCGCGGAAAACAAGATGCTAAGGCGGCGAAAAAGCATGAGCCGCGCCGACCGTAGTCGCGTCCCGGAAAAGCAGCAACAGGTCTTGTTTGACACAACGGGAATCGACCCGTAGGTTGCGCAGCAAACGATCATGTCGACGTACATCACGGCGGACTGCATTAATTGTGGAGCATGCGAACCGGAGTGCCCGAACGAGGCCATTAGCGAGGGCGACGAGATCTACGTCATCGATCCGGAGCTCTGCACCGAGTGCGTTGGGTTTCACGACCACGAGGCCTGCCAGGCCGTTTGCCCCGTCGAGTGCTGCCTTCCCGATCCGAACCACACCGAGGACGAGAAGGTGCTTCTCGAGCGGGCGCTTCGCCTGCACCCGGAAGATGAAGAGCTGAAGAAGGCGGCCTCGGCGAACGAGTTCGCGTCTCGCTTCCGCAAGTGAGGCGGTTTCCGGGGGCCAGAGCACATCTCGGGTTTCTTGGCTTGGGTGCAACCGCCGTTTGCCTCGGCGGCTGCGCGGGCGGAGCCCCTTTGTTGCACCCCGCACGGGCTTTGGGTCCCGGAGAGGTCCGCGCTGCGGGAGGCTTGAGCGGCCAGATCGCGGTGGGCTCCGCAGCGGACGATCTACGCGTCGCACGCGACCTATCCGCCGCCGGTCCCGAGCCGCAAGGCCAGCCGGGCACCAACCCGGCCTACGCGAAAGGTGCCCTCGTCGCCGCGGCGATGGGCCCCGGCTTGGCACCGTATGTCTCGGCGCGCGTCGGCGTCGGATCCGGCGCAGAAGGCGGCATCACGTACACCGGACGGGCCGCGCGCATCGACATCCGTAAGGCCTTCGACTCCGGTGCGTGGTCGTACTCCGCCGGCGTGGGCGTCTCCGTCCCGTTCTACGGGCAACAGCAAGGCAGCACGCTCACGAACGTGGACCTCGAAAGCCTGCGCGGCTACGGCGCCGACGTCCCCCTTCTCGTGGGCTGGGAAAGCTCGGGCGGGATTTACAAGCTATGGGCCGGTCCCCGCGGCGGCTGGGAGCACGTCTCCATCGGGGCCCTGACCACGGAGCAGAAACCCTCGGCCCCTGGACCGGATCTCTCCGCCGATCGCTTCTACGTCGGCGCCGTCGCCGGCCTCGCGGTGGGCTTTCGCCATGTGCACGTGGCCCTGGAATTTGCCGGCTCGTACACGCACATCAACGGCGAGTACAACTCCAACAAGGTCACCGTCACCGGCTTCGCCCTCACCCCGGCGAGCTCGCTCTGGTGGACCTTCTAGAAAGAGGCCCCTGGGACCTTCTACACTTGGGCTTGCTTGAATACATACATTCATGAATGTATGTAATATCCATGAATGAAAAACTGCTGCTTTCGCCCCTCGCCGCACTCGGGCTCATCGAGAAAAGCTTCTTCGAGCACCTGGGAAAGCTTTCCCTCGGCGGCGAGGAGTCGTCGATTCGGGACCGCATCCGGGGTCTTGCGCCGAAGACGCGGCACCTGATCCACAACGAGCTCGATGAGGGCAACGTCGGCTTCACCTTGCTGGCCGTGGCGGCGTACGACGTGCTCCTGCCGCAGCTTGGCTCCGAAAAAGCGCTGCACATCGTCGACGCTTGCCTCAACGAACCGCTGCGCGCGTGGGTTCTCGAGGGCACGGCGGGCATGCTCGACGCGTCCGCCGACCCTTTCGAGGCCATCACCCAGAGCTCGCGCGAACGCGAAGAGCATTATTTCGGCCCCTCCTTCGCGTTCGAGCGGCCCGTCGACGACGGCTTCGGCTACGTGCTCAACGTGCGGCGCTGCCTCTTTCACGAGACGCTGCGCGCGCTCGAACGAACCGAGGTGCAGCCCGTGCTATGTCGCTTCGATCTCAACTGGATCGATGGCATCGACCCCGCGCGCCATCGTATGCGCTTCGCACGCCCCAGCACCTTCGCCACGGCGGACCTTTGCCGCATGTGGTTCATGCGCCTCGAGGGGCCGATGCTCCTGAAAAAAGCCCATGCCAAGACGAACCCCTGAAGACGCTGCCAAGACCCGCGAGACCATCCTCGATGCGGGCCTTCGTGTCTTCGCGGAGCTGGGCTTCGCGGCCGCCCAGCTCGAAGAAATCGCGAAGCGGGCCGGCGTAACGCGGGGAGCGTTCTACCACCACTTCACGAACAAGGCCGATTTGTACGGCGCCATCTTGCGCGAACGATGGACCAGCGTGATGGCCCCGGTGCTCGACGTTCTTTGCACCGAAGGAGAGCCCGCGGCGAAAATCCATGGCTTC
It includes:
- a CDS encoding L-2-amino-thiazoline-4-carboxylic acid hydrolase produces the protein MNEKLLLSPLAALGLIEKSFFEHLGKLSLGGEESSIRDRIRGLAPKTRHLIHNELDEGNVGFTLLAVAAYDVLLPQLGSEKALHIVDACLNEPLRAWVLEGTAGMLDASADPFEAITQSSREREEHYFGPSFAFERPVDDGFGYVLNVRRCLFHETLRALERTEVQPVLCRFDLNWIDGIDPARHRMRFARPSTFATADLCRMWFMRLEGPMLLKKAHAKTNP
- a CDS encoding ABC transporter permease, whose translation is MAWRGAEAVALLVVLASLVFLALRTLPGDPAALILGDQASAAELSALRARLGFDRPLYVQYAHYLRGLLTLDFGDSLRRPGVRAAARVFEALGPTGELAGLAVAMGSVVGITSAVLAVGPWLGAGRRHVERAFVVVASTPLLAFAPLLTYVFAVRWRVLPLPGDPDAGFLGLVFASALLAVPLSAHVARIGRAALQDVSGAPFLTVVRAKGGSFARAWFLHGLPATSGPIVTTIGTQLGALLGGAVVLERLFERPGLGTLILESYASRDLPVLEASVVAAGSLFVATQAIAGAVHAAIDPRVRS
- a CDS encoding ABC transporter permease subunit, with the protein product MKALPLLLIFLLSAGVVLFGHGSPTRLDPTLAWMAPSVARPFGSGEGGIDLLSLTAHAELRGIVLAVLVALGGFVLGTPLGAAAAFARGRFESGVARTCDLLQAFPTFLLALVVLSAVRSPTRWHLGLVFSLTAWAPFARLALAQARVLRAAAFVDASVALGQTPPRVFWHHVLPNLLGVVKVQLGSTASAIVVSEAALAFVGFGPHDGVSLGNVLDQGVAAMLRAPHVLTVGALAVFVTSASMLLAAGAERT
- a CDS encoding HEAT repeat domain-containing protein — translated: MLTPPLARNLEASVRDLESTRPSTRASSIADLVRHAQGDAAVRTRAIPLLEKALASDAAPEVRSAAAVALGDLGANEALSALLVAVEDADLHVRQMALNALGEIGDVRALPRLRRALGDGRPEVRYQGIIAFCRVSQEEDDTLEALEKATSDEDAAVRYIALRIAEERIDTTAKHLPPPSCNGTRSARAASWTKLGPRAREMLHDPARQVRVVAAIFLAKTGDDTGHEIIERVVRGQLRADKEDEREAVEIAGELELRELVPHLERRAWGAGKWLRDTCAFHAKIALARMSHPRAQAEITRDLGAGKRETRSAAVVAAGRARLVDLRETIAALPDDAVDPELRADALQRLQRGPHRVTE
- a CDS encoding YfhL family 4Fe-4S dicluster ferredoxin — its product is MSTYITADCINCGACEPECPNEAISEGDEIYVIDPELCTECVGFHDHEACQAVCPVECCLPDPNHTEDEKVLLERALRLHPEDEELKKAASANEFASRFRK